In the Kribbella sp. NBC_00482 genome, one interval contains:
- a CDS encoding pirin family protein: MPAVTVSDITVLPRIGAQESVNERSVKSVTSAPSGYEGEGFPVRRAFAGVDLRDLDPFIHMDQMGEVEYAPGEPKGTPWHPHRGFETVTYMLDGIMEHQDSNGGGGVISNGDTQWMTAGSGLLHIETPPEHLVVSGGLFHGIQLWVNLPKSLKWAPPRYQDIRGGDSALLSTPDGGSLIRVIAGSVDGHNGPGSTHTPITLVHATVSPGAEMVLPWQPDYNALVYVLAGQGTVGSERRAIRKGQLAVFGPGDTIRTAASTTQPQAEPNLDVLVIGGRPIREPIAMAGPFVMNTRAEVIQAFEDFQAGKLGSIPAVHGAPTELRSTD; encoded by the coding sequence ATGCCCGCCGTGACCGTCAGTGACATCACCGTTCTGCCCCGCATCGGTGCGCAGGAGTCGGTGAACGAGCGCTCGGTGAAGTCGGTGACGTCCGCGCCGAGCGGGTACGAGGGCGAGGGCTTCCCGGTACGGCGGGCGTTCGCGGGCGTCGACCTCCGTGATCTGGACCCGTTCATCCACATGGACCAGATGGGTGAGGTGGAGTACGCGCCGGGTGAGCCGAAGGGCACGCCGTGGCACCCGCACCGCGGCTTCGAGACCGTGACGTACATGCTCGACGGGATCATGGAGCACCAGGACTCCAACGGTGGCGGCGGCGTGATCTCCAACGGCGACACGCAGTGGATGACCGCGGGCAGCGGCCTGCTGCACATCGAGACCCCGCCGGAGCACCTGGTGGTGAGCGGCGGCCTGTTCCACGGCATCCAGCTCTGGGTGAACCTGCCGAAGTCTCTCAAGTGGGCCCCGCCGCGCTACCAGGACATCCGCGGCGGTGACTCCGCCCTGCTCTCGACACCGGACGGCGGCTCGCTGATCCGGGTGATCGCCGGCTCGGTCGACGGTCACAACGGACCTGGTTCGACCCACACCCCGATCACGCTGGTGCACGCGACGGTCAGCCCTGGCGCCGAGATGGTGCTGCCGTGGCAGCCGGACTACAACGCACTCGTCTACGTACTGGCCGGTCAGGGCACTGTCGGGTCCGAGCGGCGTGCGATCCGTAAGGGCCAACTGGCCGTCTTCGGTCCCGGTGACACGATCCGCACGGCGGCGAGTACGACGCAGCCGCAGGCTGAGCCGAACCTCGACGTCCTCGTGATCGGCGGCCGCCCGATCCGTGAACCGATCGCGATGGCCGGTCCGTTCGTGATGAACACCCGCGCCGAGGTCATCCAGGCCTTCGAGGACTTCCAGGCCGGCAAGCTCGGCAGCATCCCCGCAGTCCACGGCGCCCCGACCGAACTCCGAAGCACCGACTGA
- a CDS encoding cupin domain-containing protein has protein sequence MENYEWASVDDAPVRELFPGIRLRPLWSGAVAKAFVLQMDPGSSWKGIDVHDPGPEEVFVVDGVFNDGERDYPAGSFIHAPAGSSHVPQSTQGCTLFLFYPEG, from the coding sequence ATGGAGAACTACGAGTGGGCGTCGGTCGACGACGCACCGGTCCGCGAACTGTTTCCCGGCATCAGACTGCGGCCGCTGTGGTCCGGTGCGGTCGCCAAGGCGTTCGTGCTGCAGATGGATCCGGGATCGAGCTGGAAAGGCATCGACGTCCACGATCCGGGGCCAGAGGAGGTGTTCGTCGTGGACGGGGTGTTCAACGACGGTGAACGCGACTACCCGGCCGGTTCGTTCATCCACGCCCCGGCCGGGTCGTCCCACGTTCCACAGTCCACCCAGGGCTGCACACTGTTCTTGTTCTACCCCGAGGGTTAG
- a CDS encoding helix-turn-helix domain-containing protein, translated as MHRVVALVTAPQASFELGCAAAVFRDPPYRFSVCTEIPGNVRTTEGFDMVVTSGLRALDSAGTIVVPGWLPINRVPSEQVLRALTRAHRRGARLVSICSGAYLLAATGLLDGRRVATHWRYADELQRRFPAVQVDPDVLYVDHGDVATSGGSGTGIDLCLHLVRRDCGASYAAWVAGRMVMPPHREGGQAQYRSTDPVPKESLGGLLDWAVERLDKPLTIDDLARRANVSPRTLARRFEQQLGAAPGQWLLAQRIARTRVLLEETDLSVDAIATRVGLSSATNLRRRFRAALHTTPSAYRRAYQGT; from the coding sequence ATGCATCGCGTCGTCGCACTGGTGACCGCGCCGCAGGCGAGCTTCGAGCTCGGGTGTGCGGCGGCGGTCTTCCGCGATCCGCCGTACCGCTTCAGCGTCTGCACCGAGATACCCGGAAACGTCCGCACCACCGAGGGTTTCGACATGGTGGTGACGTCCGGGCTGCGTGCGCTCGACAGCGCCGGCACGATCGTCGTTCCAGGCTGGCTGCCGATCAATCGCGTGCCGTCCGAGCAGGTACTGCGTGCGCTCACCCGAGCCCATCGACGCGGCGCACGGCTCGTCAGCATCTGCTCGGGTGCGTACCTGCTCGCCGCGACAGGCCTGCTCGACGGGCGCCGGGTCGCGACGCATTGGCGGTACGCCGACGAACTGCAGCGCCGATTCCCCGCGGTCCAAGTGGATCCGGACGTGCTGTACGTCGACCACGGGGATGTCGCGACGAGTGGCGGGTCGGGGACTGGGATCGACCTGTGCCTGCACCTGGTGCGCCGCGATTGCGGGGCGTCGTACGCCGCCTGGGTTGCCGGGCGGATGGTGATGCCGCCGCATCGCGAAGGTGGTCAGGCGCAGTACCGCTCGACGGATCCGGTGCCGAAGGAGTCGCTGGGAGGCCTGCTGGACTGGGCTGTCGAACGCTTGGACAAGCCGCTCACGATCGACGACCTGGCTCGGCGGGCGAACGTCTCGCCGCGGACCCTGGCGCGGCGCTTCGAGCAACAGTTGGGCGCGGCGCCAGGGCAGTGGTTGCTGGCTCAGCGGATCGCCAGAACACGTGTTCTGCTGGAGGAAACGGACCTTTCCGTCGACGCCATCGCGACCCGCGTGGGCCTATCGTCCGCGACCAATCTCCGGAGACGGTTCCGCGCCGCACTCCACACCACCCCGAGCGCCTACCGCCGCGCGTATCAGGGCACGTAG
- a CDS encoding phosphotransferase, with protein MDLNLLQDRFGADGAEPISVGCSDATVVRLDRGPERLYYKAGPGVSDEADRLAWLGSTGFPCPHIIDQGNNWLLTTELSGRDASQPWPARDRPAVLAAIADGLRALDELADCPFASPFPGTGTAVTHGDYAAPNVFIDPTTLRFSGILDLSRLGAGDRYVDLSLMFKSLRGTLNPQYGGPPAARRFVELYGGDPDDPRIEHYITLDDTGDYVP; from the coding sequence GTGGATCTGAATCTTCTCCAGGATCGGTTCGGCGCTGACGGCGCCGAACCGATCTCGGTCGGTTGCTCCGACGCGACGGTGGTCCGGCTCGACCGCGGCCCGGAACGCCTGTACTACAAGGCCGGCCCCGGTGTGTCCGATGAGGCGGACCGACTGGCGTGGCTCGGCTCGACCGGTTTCCCCTGCCCGCACATCATTGATCAAGGCAACAACTGGCTGCTGACCACGGAGCTGTCCGGCCGCGACGCGTCCCAACCGTGGCCGGCGCGCGATCGCCCCGCCGTGCTCGCGGCCATCGCCGACGGTCTGCGGGCACTCGACGAGCTCGCCGACTGCCCGTTCGCCTCGCCGTTCCCTGGCACCGGAACCGCCGTGACCCACGGGGACTACGCGGCGCCGAACGTCTTCATCGACCCGACGACACTGCGCTTCAGCGGCATCCTGGATCTCAGCCGGCTCGGCGCCGGCGACCGGTACGTCGATCTCTCGTTGATGTTCAAGAGCCTGCGCGGCACACTCAACCCGCAGTACGGCGGGCCTCCCGCGGCGCGCCGCTTCGTCGAGCTGTACGGCGGCGATCCGGACGACCCACGCATCGAGCACTACATCACGCTCGATGACACCGGCGACTACGTGCCCTGA
- a CDS encoding glycoside hydrolase family 18 protein, which translates to MRRRSVGLLMAAAMVVPTTAAVPAEAHGSDKRVVGYYTNWSGYGRNFLVSDLVKNGSAARLTQINYAFGFVDAQGNCLSSDPWADYQRPFTAEQSVNGKADEPGQVLNGNLNQLKQLKQKYPKLRISISLGGWTGSAHFSDAALTPASRAAHVKSCLDMWLKGNLPGLPAGAAKGIFTGIDLDWEWPASEGNPGNVIRPEDKQNFTALVHEYRKQLDRLPGRHDLTAFLPANPAMIDRGFEVRQLFKDLTFGTTQGYDYHGPWETLTNQQSAIDGPAGDPTTPEFSSQVTIDAYLARGAPRSKLVMGVPFYSHGWTGVADANNGLFQPSTGPAPSTFDAGTEDYRYLKAQLANYTVYRDKRAGFAWLFDGTTFWTWDDPVEMKRKAQYISHRDLGGAMIWSLDGDTTNGELISALHRNLR; encoded by the coding sequence ATGAGGCGTCGGAGTGTGGGGCTGCTGATGGCGGCTGCGATGGTCGTACCAACGACTGCCGCCGTACCTGCCGAAGCGCACGGCAGCGACAAACGAGTGGTGGGGTACTACACCAACTGGAGTGGGTACGGCCGGAATTTTCTGGTCAGCGATCTGGTGAAGAACGGGTCCGCGGCCCGGCTGACCCAGATCAACTACGCGTTCGGCTTCGTCGACGCCCAGGGGAACTGCCTCAGCAGCGACCCGTGGGCCGACTACCAGCGACCGTTCACCGCCGAGCAGAGCGTCAACGGCAAGGCCGACGAGCCCGGACAGGTGCTCAACGGCAACCTCAATCAGCTCAAGCAACTGAAGCAGAAGTACCCGAAGCTCCGGATCAGCATCTCGCTCGGCGGCTGGACCGGCTCGGCCCACTTCTCCGACGCGGCGCTCACGCCGGCCTCGCGGGCCGCGCATGTGAAGTCGTGCCTGGATATGTGGCTGAAGGGCAATCTGCCGGGTCTTCCGGCCGGCGCCGCGAAGGGCATCTTCACCGGCATCGACCTCGACTGGGAATGGCCTGCCAGCGAAGGCAACCCGGGCAACGTGATCCGGCCGGAGGACAAGCAGAACTTCACCGCGCTGGTGCACGAGTACCGCAAGCAACTCGACCGACTGCCGGGCAGGCACGACCTGACTGCGTTCCTGCCTGCGAACCCGGCGATGATCGACCGCGGGTTCGAGGTCCGTCAGCTGTTCAAGGACCTGACGTTCGGTACGACGCAGGGGTACGACTACCACGGCCCGTGGGAGACACTCACCAACCAGCAGTCCGCGATCGACGGTCCGGCGGGTGATCCGACGACACCGGAGTTCAGTTCGCAGGTGACGATCGACGCCTACCTGGCCCGCGGCGCGCCGCGGAGCAAACTGGTGATGGGCGTGCCGTTCTACTCCCATGGCTGGACCGGCGTGGCTGATGCGAACAACGGCCTCTTCCAGCCGTCGACCGGCCCGGCGCCGTCGACCTTCGACGCCGGCACCGAGGACTATCGCTACCTGAAGGCGCAGTTGGCGAACTACACGGTCTACCGCGACAAGCGCGCCGGTTTCGCGTGGCTGTTCGACGGTACGACGTTCTGGACCTGGGACGACCCGGTCGAGATGAAACGGAAAGCGCAGTACATCTCGCACCGCGATCTGGGCGGCGCGATGATCTGGTCACTCGACGGCGACACCACAAATGGGGAGCTGATTTCGGCGCTGCACCGTAACCTTCGGTGA
- a CDS encoding GNAT family N-acetyltransferase, with protein MIRPAEPTDTDAVTEIARTAFEHYIPRIGVPPIPMLVDYAAAITAAKVWVAADAGSVLGFVLLEDEPDSLLLDVLAVAPTAQGQGIGAALLTFTETEARSRGYHRITLYTNEAMTENLAYYPHHGYTETARESIQGRHRVFFEKQL; from the coding sequence ATGATCCGACCGGCCGAACCAACCGACACTGACGCGGTCACGGAGATCGCCCGGACCGCGTTCGAGCACTACATCCCACGCATCGGCGTACCCCCGATCCCGATGCTGGTCGACTACGCCGCAGCGATCACCGCAGCCAAGGTCTGGGTCGCCGCGGATGCCGGATCCGTCCTCGGCTTCGTACTGCTGGAGGACGAGCCGGACTCGCTCCTCCTGGACGTTCTGGCCGTCGCCCCCACCGCCCAAGGCCAAGGAATCGGCGCCGCCCTCCTGACCTTCACCGAAACCGAGGCCCGCTCCCGCGGCTACCACCGCATCACCCTCTACACCAACGAAGCCATGACCGAGAACCTCGCCTACTACCCCCACCACGGCTACACAGAAACCGCCCGGGAATCCATCCAAGGCCGCCACCGCGTCTTCTTCGAGAAACAGCTCTGA
- a CDS encoding transporter substrate-binding domain-containing protein, with protein MTTVAGDLAAGGVLRASINLGNPVLAQGTAEAPGGVTVDIARELARRLGVSLELVCFDAARKSFEAMTTGQADLCFLAIDPARATEVAFTAPYVVIEGVFAVPRDSGLTAVAEVDAPGVRIGVKQGSAYDLYLTRTLQQATVVRGAEGVDVFRDEGLEVAAGIRQPITRYVAEHPELRLIDERFMQIQQAVGTAKSKHPDTVAYLHDLIEDLKSSGFIAASLAASGQADATVAPPA; from the coding sequence ATGACGACTGTTGCTGGGGATCTTGCGGCGGGTGGGGTTCTGCGGGCCTCGATCAATCTGGGGAATCCGGTGTTGGCGCAGGGGACGGCGGAGGCGCCGGGTGGGGTGACTGTCGATATCGCGCGGGAGTTGGCGCGGCGGTTGGGGGTGTCGTTGGAGTTGGTCTGTTTCGATGCGGCGCGGAAGTCGTTCGAGGCGATGACGACCGGGCAGGCGGATCTCTGTTTTCTCGCGATCGACCCGGCGCGGGCGACCGAGGTGGCGTTCACCGCGCCGTACGTCGTGATCGAGGGGGTGTTCGCCGTACCGCGGGATTCCGGGCTGACGGCAGTCGCCGAGGTGGATGCGCCGGGGGTGCGGATCGGGGTGAAGCAGGGGTCGGCGTACGACCTCTACCTGACCAGGACGTTGCAGCAGGCAACGGTTGTCCGCGGGGCGGAGGGCGTCGACGTGTTCCGCGACGAAGGGCTCGAGGTGGCGGCCGGCATCCGGCAGCCGATCACCCGGTACGTCGCCGAGCACCCGGAGCTGCGCCTGATCGACGAGCGGTTCATGCAGATCCAGCAGGCCGTCGGCACCGCGAAGTCGAAGCACCCGGACACGGTCGCCTACCTGCACGACCTGATCGAGGACCTGAAGTCCTCAGGCTTCATCGCCGCGTCCCTCGCCGCCTCTGGGCAGGCCGACGCCACGGTGGCCCCGCCCGCCTGA
- a CDS encoding S8 family serine peptidase, whose translation MVSTPRSRRLGVAAVALIAAFGLSAPGQATAAPGQAKAGPQAHPAKDQSVTLITGDRVTLRGGDPARAMIRPGEGRTDVAFSSYRLKDHLYVVPSDVSARLAGGKLDSRLFDVTALIKDGYDETLPLIVTYSGKAQKRAAIPGATVSRQLPVINGAALKVTKDSKVLDGAGIDKIWLDGKRKVTLDQSVPQIGAPTAWQAGYTGKGIPVAVLDTGIDKSHPDLATQVVGGKNFTDAPDGDHFGHGTHVASTIAGTAAASSGKYKGVAPDARLYDGKVCDDFGSCPDSAILAGMEWAATEVKAKVVNLSLGGTDAPGIDPLEEAVNRLTAQTGTLFVIAAGNDGPGEQTIGSPGSADAALTVGAVDKQNQLADFSSRGPRVGDGAVKPDISAPGVSIVAAKAKDSIIGEPVGDDYLRLDGTSMATPHVVGSVAILAQEHPNWKAAELKGALMGSAKPAADQTAFEQGAGRVDVAKGIKQTVIAEPGNVSFGTAVWPHDDDAPVTKTVTYRNLGDQAVTLNLAASLTGPDGSPAPADALKLSAATVTVPAGGTATVQATSNTKHAGPDGMYSGRLTATAGDASVTSAIGVDKEKESYNLTLKAIGVDGKPTPFDGALSALDRNLFQFLGDGTDTLKVRLVKGEYLVQSSQYVELPNGDLASYGLLQPSVKLTEDTTVVFDARTTKPVKVTVPQAGAEAALADVGFDRKSADGQFGLSYASLSFGFGAMYSAQVGSAVLPPEQLTGHVASQWAKPDAEGSYDNSPYLVGQLDTFPGVFPTGFVRAVKAKEQATVQQTVNATSDRQHERIVFGNAPGMSGAWAVGLMYGKAPLTTTAYVDGKPATWQTEVDEIIPSTDPENPFPETISRLMSPAKEYRAGKSYRERFNAAAFSIAPDAAVRQANSLFVSAYGLGDADGNGGFIVTDSESSKLIQDGKVVAESPFFGYVEASELPAAKTTYTLESTQTQSKSPFATRTDLRWTFSSAATSEETRLPLLGIRYQPTVDDHNVAERKPVTVLPVVVDAQAGQERPVIRKLTVQVSGDGGKTWKNAAVAPIGHGRYKAIFQTPAGKSVSLRSHLVDGAGNVTDLTVIGSYAMR comes from the coding sequence GTGGTATCCACACCACGATCGAGGCGCCTCGGCGTTGCCGCCGTCGCCTTGATCGCCGCCTTCGGGCTCAGTGCCCCGGGCCAAGCAACAGCCGCCCCGGGCCAAGCAAAAGCCGGCCCCCAAGCTCACCCAGCCAAGGACCAGAGCGTCACGCTGATCACCGGTGACCGGGTCACCCTGCGCGGCGGCGACCCCGCCCGCGCGATGATCCGGCCCGGCGAGGGCCGGACCGACGTCGCGTTCAGCTCGTACCGGCTGAAGGACCACTTGTACGTCGTACCGTCCGACGTCAGCGCGCGCCTGGCCGGCGGCAAGCTCGACAGCCGCCTGTTCGACGTGACCGCGCTCATCAAGGACGGGTACGACGAAACGCTGCCGCTGATCGTCACGTACAGCGGCAAGGCGCAGAAGCGAGCCGCCATACCGGGAGCGACCGTGTCGCGCCAACTGCCCGTCATCAACGGCGCCGCGCTGAAGGTCACCAAGGACTCCAAGGTCCTGGACGGGGCCGGTATCGACAAGATCTGGCTCGATGGCAAGCGCAAGGTCACGCTGGACCAGTCGGTCCCGCAGATCGGCGCGCCGACCGCCTGGCAGGCGGGCTACACCGGCAAGGGCATCCCGGTCGCGGTTCTCGACACCGGGATCGACAAGTCGCACCCCGACCTCGCCACCCAGGTGGTCGGCGGCAAGAACTTCACCGACGCCCCGGACGGCGACCACTTCGGTCACGGTACGCACGTCGCCTCGACGATCGCCGGTACGGCGGCCGCGTCGAGCGGCAAGTACAAGGGCGTGGCCCCGGACGCGAGGCTGTACGACGGCAAGGTCTGTGACGACTTCGGCAGCTGCCCGGACTCCGCGATCCTGGCCGGCATGGAGTGGGCCGCGACCGAGGTCAAGGCCAAGGTCGTCAACCTGAGCCTCGGCGGCACCGACGCCCCGGGGATCGACCCGCTCGAGGAGGCCGTGAACCGGTTGACCGCGCAGACCGGCACCCTGTTCGTGATTGCCGCCGGCAACGACGGTCCGGGGGAGCAGACCATCGGCTCGCCGGGTAGCGCGGACGCTGCGCTCACCGTCGGCGCGGTCGACAAGCAGAACCAGCTGGCCGACTTCTCCAGCCGCGGCCCGCGCGTCGGCGACGGCGCCGTGAAGCCGGACATCAGCGCTCCGGGCGTCTCGATCGTCGCCGCGAAGGCGAAGGACTCGATCATCGGCGAGCCGGTCGGCGACGACTACCTGCGGCTCGACGGTACGTCGATGGCGACGCCGCACGTGGTCGGATCGGTCGCGATCCTCGCGCAGGAACACCCGAACTGGAAGGCCGCCGAGCTCAAGGGCGCGCTGATGGGTTCGGCCAAGCCGGCCGCGGACCAGACCGCGTTCGAGCAAGGCGCCGGCCGGGTGGATGTTGCCAAGGGCATCAAACAGACGGTGATCGCCGAGCCCGGCAACGTCTCCTTCGGTACGGCGGTCTGGCCGCACGACGACGACGCCCCGGTCACCAAGACCGTGACGTACCGCAACCTCGGCGACCAGGCCGTGACGCTCAACCTGGCCGCGTCGCTGACCGGCCCGGACGGCAGTCCTGCTCCGGCGGACGCGCTCAAGCTGAGTGCAGCCACGGTCACCGTTCCAGCGGGCGGCACCGCCACGGTCCAGGCGACCTCGAACACCAAGCACGCCGGCCCGGACGGCATGTACTCCGGCCGCCTCACCGCGACCGCCGGCGACGCCAGCGTCACGTCCGCGATCGGTGTGGACAAGGAGAAGGAGAGCTACAACCTCACGCTGAAGGCGATCGGCGTGGACGGCAAGCCGACTCCGTTCGACGGCGCCCTGAGCGCGTTGGACCGGAACCTGTTCCAGTTCCTCGGCGACGGCACCGACACACTCAAGGTGCGCCTCGTGAAGGGTGAGTACCTGGTGCAGAGCAGCCAGTACGTCGAGCTGCCGAACGGCGACTTGGCCAGCTACGGGCTGCTGCAGCCGTCGGTCAAGCTCACCGAGGACACCACGGTGGTGTTCGACGCGCGGACGACCAAGCCGGTCAAGGTGACCGTGCCGCAGGCCGGCGCGGAGGCAGCGCTCGCCGACGTCGGGTTCGACCGGAAGTCCGCCGACGGTCAGTTCGGACTGAGCTACGCCAGTCTGTCGTTCGGATTCGGGGCGATGTACTCCGCGCAGGTGGGGTCCGCCGTGTTGCCGCCGGAGCAGTTGACCGGCCATGTCGCGTCGCAGTGGGCGAAGCCGGACGCCGAGGGGTCGTACGACAACTCGCCGTACCTCGTCGGTCAGCTCGACACGTTCCCGGGCGTGTTCCCGACCGGCTTCGTGCGAGCCGTCAAGGCGAAGGAACAGGCCACCGTTCAGCAGACCGTCAACGCCACCAGCGACCGCCAGCACGAACGGATCGTGTTCGGTAACGCGCCGGGGATGAGCGGCGCTTGGGCGGTCGGGCTGATGTACGGCAAGGCCCCGCTGACCACGACGGCGTACGTCGACGGCAAGCCGGCCACCTGGCAGACCGAGGTCGACGAGATCATCCCGAGCACGGATCCGGAGAACCCGTTCCCGGAGACGATCAGCCGGCTCATGTCGCCGGCGAAGGAGTACCGGGCCGGCAAGTCGTACCGCGAGCGGTTCAACGCGGCGGCGTTCTCGATCGCGCCGGACGCGGCGGTTCGGCAGGCGAACAGCCTGTTCGTGTCGGCCTACGGTCTCGGTGACGCGGACGGGAACGGCGGGTTCATCGTCACCGACTCGGAGTCCAGCAAGCTGATCCAGGACGGGAAGGTCGTCGCCGAGTCGCCGTTCTTCGGGTACGTCGAGGCGTCCGAGCTGCCGGCGGCGAAGACGACGTACACGCTGGAGTCGACGCAGACGCAGTCGAAGAGCCCGTTCGCCACCCGGACCGATCTGCGGTGGACGTTCAGTTCGGCGGCCACGTCCGAGGAGACCAGGCTGCCGCTGCTGGGTATCCGCTACCAGCCGACGGTGGACGATCACAACGTCGCCGAGCGCAAGCCGGTCACCGTCCTGCCCGTCGTAGTGGACGCGCAAGCTGGGCAGGAGCGGCCGGTGATCCGCAAGCTGACGGTCCAGGTGTCCGGCGACGGCGGTAAGACCTGGAAGAACGCCGCGGTAGCGCCGATCGGTCACGGCCGGTACAAGGCGATCTTCCAGACGCCGGCCGGAAAGTCCGTCTCGCTGCGGTCGCACCTGGTCGACGGCGCGGGCAACGTCACGGACCTGACGGTGATCGGGTCGTACGCGATGCGCTGA